In a single window of the Bactrocera dorsalis isolate Fly_Bdor chromosome 2, ASM2337382v1, whole genome shotgun sequence genome:
- the LOC105226327 gene encoding DNA polymerase theta isoform X2 yields the protein MAFSQSLDIGNSTLLNLDSQARHAIYTEVEDEGQQDANNFKNKVDVAEVIQESPEHGQRSKHSNIAGLSMFSRSRTQRHLSRNNCGKTTAQNANVSANERRRLRRSKSDSTLQKQNTLNGSNKAENYTELFRSGFTFSIEGEPQKSAFEGSGSVLRVSQIEAAFEIIKEEKAEIVEDIDDMVLEDEQAVNNDLDMPIFSEDLNEFLENVKSMQEEKDKSGMAANSSMSLPEFADTFECKEKPTDVIDELDARQLDQSRFICADTGSSEAKEQIEKELKISHREVAKVDDALQTIQVRKDLNVSYQQRSTSFSNSSVVKVKKADENIRDLETLKRISAWNLPHSVLKEYEKKGVVKMFDWQIECLSNPKVIFEHCNLVYSAPTSAGKSLVSEILLLKTVLERGKKVLFILPFISVVREKMFYLQDLLTVAGYRVEGFFGGYTPPGGFDSIHVAICTIEKANSIINKLMEQGKLDDIGTVVVDEVHLISDPGRGYILELLIAKVLYMSRKYGFQLQVVTMSATLANVELLKRWLDAELYITDFRPVALQEMIKIGNKIFDSKLRPLRDINEPLQDAEYPLPQIQNDNDHVAHLCIETLLESCSVIVFCPSKDWCENLATQLASAIQTLIRKDDYYGKRLRAQLKSDEIEEVKKQLRDIPTGLDNVLERMITFGCAFHHAGLTSEERDIIEASFKSCVLKIIVATSTLSSGVNLPARRVLIRTPMFGGRQMSSLTYRQMIGRAGRTGKDTLGESILICTPANTRIGQELIQADLKPIYSCLEQENSTHLKRALLEVISSGVAITKEDIESFVNCTLLSAEKQLSEQGKDKSKDDEEHFITDALDFLIEYEFVRLQVDSETNRESYVATRLGQACLAASMPPTDGLILFAELQKSRRCFVLESELHAVYLVTPYSVCYQLQDLDWLLFLDMWEKLTPAMKKVGELVGVKESFLVRAMRGQSKLDYKLMQIHKRFYTALALQELVNEVPINTVAAKYKCTRGMLQSLQQMSSTFAGIVTAFCNSLQWPTLSLVVSQFKERLFFGIHRDLIDLMRLPDLNHKRARALFDAGITTLVDLANADIFEVEKVLYNALSFDSAKQHDNEADYEALQRNQAREFFITGKVGLTVAEGAKLLVQEARTFVQYEIGVGGIRWTQERTNEGSSMDSLHMSCEENEKEHGVKRKSVEHRKESEVTPPKLKRLENEAKQHSILNEKPSTSKNALIALRQRELLRENSSLNSKQKQQKADDAKVLAAHSIETCNIKENPVIITAHKQNGLLAAAPTAKSINLKEKENSVAITAQRQNGALVVATAAKNINAEGNKENTGTSTAIKISATSEKFKILQNPNNVVDKNKIDEKYAKNVAQNAKIATADVDFKTAKDEPIPREVNIETKKYTLRKSNEPPAISKPATNVTPNAKSNANRHTPTTLKETASNKNKPNSVKQSPQATQVISIAPRRSPRNHQRNSNVTNTLETKPPPQPCNATKNSTSTEKHFDQSLFLADDSFELNTGINAAIEAANQHNDAPTNSPTTANKENEDEIAESQQIVLAVIDSPVPAKHSVHASRLLRTTQRLRATHKSRVTKDASSANAHPSSSIEMSDLSLENSLLQNPLQLNASHILNCTKVDDTSTNFKRLEIVDICGDQKLFNAALRELIAIKRFGFCIGLQQQESKCKPLIGGNLLINQRAGSENEGQQVVAKEFQIDDHTYLAGCAFGVVENVVYYMNMQPEGTCANVTKEMKCKFLSSLLTTGKCTLLSVDAKEQLKILYRVLGELSELHVDLEDPKEANWLLQPDKFMSFQQMTHQFAPECTALTGLCGNGRGYSSHGLDTVSAIRAKMFSGGLRYGAHTENTNRKPRTYRLRSIV from the exons atgGCCTTTTCTCAATCGCTAGACATTGGTAATAGCACTTTATTAAATTTAGACAGCCAGGCGCGTCACGCCATTTACACCGAAGTAGAAGATGAAGGACAGCAAGAcgctaataattttaaaaacaaagtaGATGTGGCCGAAGTTATACAGGAATCGCCGGAACATGGTCAGCGTTCCAAGCATAGTAATATAGCTGGTTTATCTATGTTTAGCAGATCGCGAACGCAGCGTCATTTATCTCGAAATAACTGCGGTAAAACAACTGCCCAAAATGCGAATGTGTCCGCAAACGAACGGAGACGACTGCGTCGAAGCAAGTCAGACTCCACACTGCAGAAACAAAACACATTAAATGGGAGCAATAAAGCAGAGAATTACACTGAACTTTTTCGTAGTGGATTCACATTTTCAATAGAAGGTGAACCACAAAAAAGTGCTTTTGAAGGAAGTGGTTCCGTGTTGCGTGTCTCACAAATCGAAGCAgcatttgaaattataaaagagGAAAAGGCTGAAATTGTAGAAGATATAGATGATATGGTTCTTGAAGATGAGCAGGCTGTGAACAATGATTTAGATATGCCTATATTCTCAGAagatttaaatgaatttttagaaaatgtgAAAAGTATGCAAGAAGAAAAAGACAAGTCTGGTATGGCAGCAAATAGTTCAATGTCTTTGCCGGAATTTGCGGATACGTTTGAATGTAAGGAGAAACCTACAGATGTAATAGATGAATTGGATGCCCGCCAGTTGGACCAAAGTAGATTTATCTGTGCTGATACTGGTAGTTCTGAAGCAAAAGAGCAAATagaaaaagaattgaaaattagTCACAGGGAAGTGGCTAAAGTTGATGATGCTTTGCAGACAATACAAGTGAGAAAAGATTTGAATGTTTCTTATCAACAGAGAAGTACCAGTTTTTCAAACTCTTCTGtcgtaaaagtaaaaaaagcgGACGAAAATATTCGCGATTTAGAAACGCTGAAACGAATTAGTGCCTGGAATTTGCCACATAGTGTGTTAaaggaatatgaaaagaaagGTGTGGTAAAAATGTTTGATTGGCAAATAGAATGTCTCAGTAATCCAAAG GTTATATTTGAACACTGCAATCTCGTCTACTCTGCTCCCACATCTGCTGGTAAATCTTTAGTCAGTGAGATTTTACTCTTGAAAACCGTGCTCGAACGTGGCAAAAAGGTGCTTTTCATACTGCCCTTCATTTCTGTGGTTCGTGAGAAAATGTTTTACCTACAAGATTTGTTAACCGTAGCCGGCTACCGTGTTGAAGGTTTCTTTGGAGGTTACACACCACCTGGCGGTTTTGATAGCATACATGTTGCCATATGTACCATAGAGAAAGCCAATtccattataaataaattaatggaGCAAGGTAAACTAGACGACATAGGCACAGTGGTCGTAGATGAAGTGCACTTGATCTCCGATCCAGGACGTGGTTATATACTCGAACTGCTAATAGCGAAAGTATTGTATATGTCACGCAAGTATGGCTTCCAGCTGCAAGTTGTCACAATGTCCGCCACATTAGCTAATGTTGAGCTGCTGAAACGTTGGCTAGACGCAGAGTTGTATATAACAGATTTTCGACCCGTCGCGCTGCAGGAGATGATTAAAATCGGTaataaaatattcgatagcAAATTACGTCCTTTGCGTGATATCAACGAACCCTTACAGGACGCGGAATATCCACTGCCACAAATACAGAATGACAATGACCACGTAGCACATTTGTGTATTGAAACATTACTAGAAAGCTGCTCTGTAATTGTATTTTGCCCGTCTAAAGATTGGTGCGAAAACTTAGCTACTCAGTTGGCAAGCGCCATACAAACGCTTATACGTAAAGACGACTATTATGGTAAGCGATTGCGCGCGCAGCTAAAAAGTGACGAAATTGAGGAAGTAAAAAAGCAGTTGCGTGATATACCGACAG GTCTGGACAATGTGCTCGAAAGAATGATCACATTTGGTTGTGCCTTTCATCATGCGGGACTCACAAGTGAAGAGCGCGATATTATCGAAGCAAGCTTTAAGTCTTGTGTTTTAAAGATAATTGTTGCGACCAGCACACTCAGCTCCGGAGTTAATCTGCCAGCGCGACGGGTATTGATACGTACACCGATGTTTGGCGGTAGGCAAATGAGCTCACTCACGTATCGGCAAATGATTGGTCGCGCAGGACGTACTGGAAAG GATACTTTAGGAGAATCGATATTAATTTGCACTCCTGCCAACACGCGTATTGGCCAAGAGCTGATACAAGCAGATTTGAAGCCAATCTACTCCTGCCTGGAACAAGAGAATAGT acTCACCTTAAACGCGCCTTGTTGGAAGTGATCTCTTCCGGTGTGGCCATCACAAAGGAAGACATTGAGAGCTTCGTGAACTGCACACTTTTGAGTGCGGAGAAACAACTTAGCGAACAAGGAAAGGATAAAAGCAAAGATGACGAAGAACATTTCATAACAGATGCTCTCGATTTTCTCATAGAATACGAATTTGTGCGCCTGCAAGTGGATAGCGAAACAAATAGAGAGAGTTATGTAGCAACACGCTTAGGCCAAGCGTGTTTGG CTGCCTCGATGCCGCCCACTGATGGTTTAATACTGTTCGCTGAGCTCCAGAAATCACGACGTTGCTTTGTACTGGAATCCGAACTGCATGCTGTGTATTTGGTGACACCTTACTCGGTGTGCTATCAACTGCAAGATCTCGATTGGTTGCTATTTCTTGATATGTGGGAGAAATTGACACCAGCTATGAAAAAAGTTGGTGAACTAGTTGGTGTAAAAGAGTCATTTCTGGTGCGTGCTATGCGCGGGCAGTCGAAATTGGACTATAAACTCATGCAGATACATAAAAG ATTTTACACCGCATTAGCGCTACAAGAACTAGTCAATGAAGTCCCTATCAACACCGTGGCCGCTAAATATAAATGCACGCGTGGCATGCTGCAAAGTCTGCAGCAAATGTCGTCCACATTTGCCGGTATAGTCACGGCGTTTTGCAACTCATTGCAGTGGCCCACACTATCCTTGGTTGTTTCGCAGTTTAAGGAGCGCCTCTTCTTCGGCATACATAGAGACTTGATCGATTTGATGCGTTTGCCGGATTTGAATCACAAACGTGCGCGTGCACTCTTCGACGCTGGCATTACAACGCTTGTAGATCTAGCAAACGCTGATATTTTCGAAGTCGAGAAGGTTTTATATAACGCGCTGAGCTTTGATTCGGCCAAACAGCATGATAATGAAGCGGATTACGAAGCGCTGCAACGAAACCAAGCGCGGGAATTTTTCATAACGGGCAAAGTGGGTTTGACAGTAGCCGAAGGCGCCAAATTGCTGGTACAAGAAGCACGTACTTTCGTACAATATGAAATCGGTGTGGGCGGCATTAGGTGGACGCAAGAACGTACAAATGAAGGGAGTTCTATGGATAGTTTACACATGTCATGCGAGGAGAATGAAAAAGAGCATGGCGTGAAACGTAAAAGTGTGGAGCATCGAAAAGAGTCTGAAGTAACGCCACCAAAATTGAAAAGACTGGAGAATGAGGCGAAACAGCAttctatattaaatgaaaaaccgTCAACGAGTAAAAATGCTTTAATTGCGTTAAGGCAGCGAGAACTGTTGCGGGAAAATTCCAGTTTaaacagcaaacaaaaacaacaaaaagctgATGACGCAAAAGTGTTGGCAGCTCATTCAATTGAAACTTGCAATATCAAAGAAAACCCCGTTATAATAACAGCACATAAACAGAATGGTTTATTAGCAGCTGCACCAACcgcaaaaagtataaatttaaaagaaaaagaaaattccGTTGCAATAACTGCACAGAGACAAAATGGCGCTTTAGTTGTTGCAACtgctgcaaaaaatattaacgcAGAAGGTAATAAAGAAAATACAGGTACTAGCACTGCCATCAAGATATCAGCAACAAGcgagaaattcaaaattttgcaaaacccAAATAATGttgttgataaaaataaaattgatgaaaaatatgcgaaaaatgttgcacaaaatgCGAAAATCGCTACTGCAGACGTTGACTTCAAAACAGCGAAAGACGAACCAATCCCAAGAGAAGTAAATATTGAGACAAAAAAGTATACGCTACGCAAATCTAATGAACCTCCAGCGATTTCAAAGCCCGCAACAAATGTGACACCAAATGCCAAAAGTAATGCAAACAGACACACTCCAACAACTTTAAAGGAAACagcaagcaacaaaaataaaccaaaCTCGGTGAAGCAATCGCCACAAGCAACACAGGTTATAAGCATAGCACCGCGTCGTAGTCCACGTAATCATCAACGAAATTCGAATGTCACAAATACCTTGGAAACAAAACCGCCACCACAACCGTGTAACGCCACCAAAAATTCAACGAGCACAGAGAAACACTTTGATCAATCACTTTTCCTCGCGGACGATTCCTTCGAATTGAATACTGGTATCAATGCTGCGATCGAAGCTGCAAATCAGCACAATGATGCTCCTACCAACTCACCAACTACGGCCAACAAAGAAAATGAGGACGAAATAGCCGAATCACAGCAAATTGTACTAGCTGTGATCGATTCACCCGTGCCGGCGAAGCACTCAGTGCATGCCTCACGTCTGCTGCGCACCACACAACGCTTGAGAGCCACGCACAAAAGCAGGGTAACAAAGGATGCCTCTTCCGCAAACGCGCATCCCTCGAGCTCGATAGAAATGTCGGATTTATCGCTTGAGAACTCACTTCTCCAGAATCCTTTGCAACTGAATGCATCGCATATTTTGAATTGCACTAAGGTTGACGACACCTCCACCAATTTCAAACGTCTTGAGATTGTTGACATCTGTGGtgatcagaaattgttcaatgcTGCACTGCGGGAGCTTATCGCAATTAAACGTTTCGGTTTCTGCATTGGCTTGCAACAGCAGGAGAGTAAATGCAAACCGTTAATAGGTGGCAATTTGTTAATAAATCAACGCGCAGGCAGCGAAAATGAGGGGCAACAGGTGGTCGCAAAAGAATTTCAAATCGATGATCATACATATTTAGCTGGTTGTGCTTTTGGTGTCGTAGAAAAtgtagtttattatatgaacaTGCAGCCAGAGGGCACTTGCGCCAATGTGACTAAagaaatgaaatgcaaattCTTATCCTCACTGCTAACCACCGGTAAATGCACGCTTCTTTCTGTGGATGCCAAGGAGCAGTTGAAGATATTGTACCGTGTTTTGGGTGAACTCAGCGAGTTGCATGTAGACCTGGAGGATCCCAAGGAGGCCAATTGGCTGCTGCAGCCGGATAAATTCATGAGTTTCCAACAGATG ACTCACCAATTCGCGCCGGAATGCACAGCACTCACGGGCTTATGTGGCAATGGACGTGGATATAGCAGTCACGGCCTGGATACGGTTAGCGCTATTAGGGCTAAG ATGTTCAGTGGAGGCTTGCGTTACGGTGCACATACTGAAAACACAAATAGAAAACCTAGAACGTATCGGCTCAGGtcaattgtataa